TTTGGACTCCTATTTTGAGGTTTCTTGAGCCAAGACTTGCACTTAGACGCGTTTTTAatccatattctaaaaattaaactccTTTTTTGATGATTCAGGTCTTTTCAGCAAtgattatcttgtagataaacactccaaaaagtcttgattatccacaattttgtTGTTATCTAATTATCCTCTTTATTCCCCTGCATGCAAGTATACTTTTGACACTaactaacaaccaatcacaaaattatttgattaattttaattgtctaaccaatcagaattaatttaaattaatagtGCATGGTTGgttccacccaaacaaaatgcatgtaGACCGTGCAAACTTAATCGTGcaatatctttcaatccgacAGTCTGATTTGGAAATCCGACATATAGTCGCGactgttagaatctcaagatcgtttctatgatatgcaatgaatgaattaatgcatataATGcaactatgaatttttttttcgggtatatgaatggtcattctagccatcttccttgattaaattatgggtgcaaaattgagtatCTACAAGGATGAGGGAAATCGGACTGCAACGCTTCATAGGTTTCAATTTTCTTGGAAGCAAAGGAGTGCTATGTTTATGTATCTCAACAGGACATTTGTAGGACAAACCCACAACCATATTTGATGTGATCTTGATGTTCAACAAGGAAACTGCACTTCTACCTTCACCAAAACAACTAGCATTTTTATTTGCCAGAGGTATGGAGGATTTTGGTTCATCTAAGCTAAtgccacaaattttttcagtAAATGACGTGACAATCTCAATTTTGGAAGCTCGATGACAATTTTGAAATCGGTGATCATACCtcaatctttcttctttttatctaAGTATGTTTTTAtgaacaataaatattattgaacttgagaaatcaaaatttaccATTAGTAATTTCCATGCTGTGTCTATCAGGTCCTACTTCCTTCTTTTTCTACTTCTGCTTTCAGTATTCCTccactttcatcttcttcttcttctttcagcATCAAGGATATTCATGGACTAATATGATGGAAGGCCTTAGGGCCACAACTAACAATCTAAACCCAAAAAGGGCCAAGGCTTAGGCAGATGCCATTTTTGTGAACACTTTTATGAACATTTGAACTATATTTACAAATgttgtgttcttgtgttctaggtttgaattttttttttattattattattttttttttatttgagccATGTTCTAAGAGATGCATATTCTTGGGTTTGAAATAAcccattttgatctttttttttgtttttttttatgtatttttttttttttgtttttggaggaaagagacataaaagggaagagaaaatacatttttattctTGATTTTAATGGAGGTGTGTAATGGAAACTTAATAGAGTTAAACACAGATAGGCAAAGTGTtaagttttaaaccacgggtaggcaatgTGTAAACAGGTCAAACCACATGCAAGTTTATTGTAATTTGcccataaaaatatattgtgcTTTGTCATGACTTAAGATAATTTAGAAACTCAATATCTATTTATGTTTtcttagaatttaataattcttATTTGTATTAAGAAAGTTATATAATTATCTATACTTATTTTGGgctattttagtcaaattttcaaattttactaatttaatatatttatttatattttaaataattaataaattaattatgatatcaTCACGGTTCACTCTTGTTTTGATTCTAGTCCaaccacaaaaattttaaacctcTTCTTTTTAAGGTTCATTAAACGGTTCGGGTTTCAAAACCATTGTTTTTTATGGTTGcacaaaaaactaatttgtGTTTTGATCTAATAACAAATAGTGTAATCATCAGAAgtgaatattatatattaaaactctttttaaaaaaaaaaagtttaatttattttttaaatgtcttTTTAAGtcaacaaaatagtaaaaaaaaaaaaacatttggagTTGAACCCTGATCTGCTCCACGTGAAAATCAATCATTTCGATTTTCGACAAAAGAAGTATCACTTTTCTTTTAAGCCAAATTTTCACTTGCATTACAAGCCAAAGAGGAAAGGACTATGACCCCCAAGTTTGGACCAGGCAGTAGCTTTTTAGCGATCCAGAGAGTTTGCAGCCTTAATAATACAGCTCTCCAGTCACTGTTCCTCTTGTGGTTTTCCTTCCACTGTAGACAAGGTCATATGACTACAATTACAATGACAACACAGACACACTGAGTCTGAGTggagaaaaaggaaacaaagcaAGGCTCCAAAAAAGCGaacaacattattattattattattattattattattattattattattattcccaCACATCATCAACAGGAAAactttccccccccccccttccatTTCCCATTTCCCATTTCccattcaatatatatatatatatatatatatatatatatattacacacCATTCCACATCCAGCTCACACCCTTATCACTGTATCGCTATaagtccggttaatgtgtgtcatttctattttttgaagaattttttcagaaattgaaaaagctgtcattactttttcaattctcaataaatttttttccaaaaatggaaacaaatgtgtgccctaagaacacacattagtaaaatcctatCAATATATACCCTTCCTCTTGCCTACCATACATTTGATATCCTTGCCATCTTCTCATTGATTTTATACAGTCTATCTATACATATATACTATATTAATTAAAGAGATACTAACATTTCCccccatctatatatatatatatatatatatatatatatatatatgtgtgtgtggtaATTTTGCTTCCTTCGTGGTGTACATGAAATTCAATATTAAACATCTTATTAATTAGATGACAAGAACACTGTTAAATTAAGATTATtctaactaataataataataataatatgcaatATATTTTCAGTATAATTCGAAGCCACTTCCACCAAAAGTGGCAAATTACAGATCCAAGATCgtgaattctttttttaaaaaaaatatggtgATCAAACTTCCTAATATTAGTACatactgaaaattttttattacatatttgCTATTAGCCTATTACACACTTatgaaatcgagttttaaaaatatgatatcATTTAAACtgtgaaatcatgtttttaaaaacacaattttaatttatgtgaTATTTTGTATATGTAAGAATCATTATTACTATGATTGAACCTACCAATTATCTCTCCCGAACTCCACAAAAATGAGAATTTAGTGCAAAGGAACCATCTTTTGTAGCTGGAAATTAATAGCACCAGTCACTGCATTTTTATATATGCAAATTAAGAGCAGCAAGATCCAAGGGGATGAGGAGCACAGTTCATACGTACGTGGTATGATTGGTGTGTAGATGAGATgtagtatatatatagaatttctTTAGCAATTGCATCAAACAAGAGTACAAAAAAGAGAGGACAGGGGAGCATGTGTTAAATTATGAAATTCccgactatttttttttttttttttttccaaagtgaattattgcaaaaaaaaacgTTCACGGGCCCGCTAAAGCTTTAGCTGATATTTTTGGATGATGTTGGAGTCAGGAGTCAGGAGTCAGGAGCCCATTGTTTTAGTTTAGAGggatttcattttcattttcattttcatttccatttccatttccttttccttttccttgacCTTATTGCAAGATTCGACGACTGAGACAGAAGAAATAATGTTGTCTTAAACCTATTTAATACACAATTCTTGCGTTCATGAACCAAGTTGTCTTAAACGCTATTTTTAATACTCAATTTTTTGTGTTCATGAACCAAGTTACAATCCAACTATGTATGTTCCATTTTAAATGCTCCTAATTTCTCCTCcacaatttataaatataaatatgcCATGTGATGCTGCTAAGACTAGCCACGAATTACTTTGACTGCCTATGCTTCacaaatatttctttctttatttcttatatgatatatcaaaccatctttctcaaaaaaaaaaaagatatatcaAACCATCATATTAATTAGCTATATGGAATGAGAACTACTTTTTCCCATCCCAAGCCTGATGGATCAAGTCAAGATAATAAATTGATGCACACTCGGCCTAGGGGATCGGAGGAAAACTTACTTTCCAAAGTCCATGTATTTAAATAATGcaacttttttttgagaaagttaaATAATGCAACTGATTACTTAAACCCatttaattcaaaaaactaCTGTAAGAAAAGCTAAAAGCGTTCCAAgaattttgctctttttttttttttttttaaaggtagaaCAAAGAATTTGGCTTTTGTTGTGAATAATCAATATAAGGAAGAttaaaaagaagagataaatTCATGTACAAAATTTGTGCGGCAACAACCACATGACAAATGACTACTAGTTCACTATATGAGACATTAGGGTTACAACAATGTTTATATATAACATAGATTTatcccctttaaaaaaaaaaaaaataaaataaaaaacacagaTTTATCCGGTTCAAATCCCCAAAATACGATTTATTTTACTGTTTCGTAGTTggtacaaaaatatatatgagcCAATTCCAATAGCTTTCATAAAAGGAATGCTATCTAGCATTAAAGTGTCCAATCtttaagaaaaacattttatatgACTAAAGtggtattattattttttttataagatagaaattttactttaacttaatctaagtgtaataccattttaataattttttttttttttaccataattaACATAACAAGATGAAgttgttaaattaaaaaagaaaaaaaaaagtatatcaaCAAAATGGTTGTAAAACTAAGCCTTTGTTATGTTACACACTTACACATATGGATCTTAAATTGACTACCCCCGCACGACCCTTCAATTTACTCTTATAAGAGAGAAGTATCATTTGAACTAAACctgtttaattaaataaaattagcatTATTTTCacaatggaaaagaaaataatttctgGAATTAATCAAATTTTCAGCCCCCATTTTAAATTAACTACTACCTAGAGTACTACAAAGAATGTATGGCATGTCCAATTTTTTGCCAAGAATAAAGATTCGctctttttatttcaataatgaTGTTTTCTAGCAAACAGGTCATTTTCCAAgaatcattttttataaaactatctcatttttcaatatttggtagtaactttaaatgagttgaaaaataacctcataacttcccttatttagtttgcaatgagatagagttgttttccaaaaaaatgtaGTGGAAAACAATCCCTAAAAATAAGcatactttttatgttaaccaaagatagttttcccttgacttatctttttttatactaccaaacactgaaaaactatttttacacaaggttttccatcaaaacaaatAGTTTTATATTTCACAGTTGTAAAATTGCTTGAATTGTAATATGCAGCCAAAAAATAGGTTTTTACACTCATTTTATATCCATTGTTTTTACACAATATTTACAGTTGATATGCTAATGTACACATTTTACAAGTTGAAAATATAATGTcctaatttaaaacataaaagtgaCAGAGAAAATAAAAGCTCATAATGTACTGTAGAAACTAGAAAGGCTTgcatgataaaagaaaaatattttgcacATGCATTCACTATTGTATATTTCATATACACAATATTTATAGCTTTTGCTTTTGTGTAAAAATTTTCCAGTTTAACAAAAAAAGTTCCATAATTTTACACAAATtgtccacaattttttttagtatgtttATATTTAACGTATAAAATAAGTGACGTGTATAAACCGAGTCTGCAACAATAAGGGCATTCTAGCCTTTTAcccctattttttaaaatatttggcaatatacccctgttttgaaattatatagattcgtgcccctgttttgaaactcgataatcacaaaatcaagtttcaatgaaaaactcgcttggtttaaaatcgagttatgccctatcaaacttttaaaaaaaaaaaaaaaatgtatggaacttgagttccatttaaaacgccactatagggctccctaaaCCTGTTatatcaaacttaaaaaaaaaaattgtatgaaaacgccactatagatcTTTAAAACACTGCTATAGAGCTCCCTAAACCTGATATGGGGCaatcaaacttataaaaaaaattgcctcaaaacgccactataggtatGGAACttgagtgcttttttttttttaagtttgatcggtcataactcgattttaataaaatcgagtttcaaaacatgaacaCGAacctatatagtttcaaaacagtGGCATATtaccaaatattttaaaaaatagaaataaaaggCTAGAATCCTCGCAATAATAATCATTGCCGTACTCTCTCTCAGTAACAACTAAAAATAACCACGACGTTGCACATACACAATACAAGTAgataaaaagctttttttttcttttttttttttgttcgtaAGTAGATAAAAAGCTACAAAGCGTGGACAGTGTATAACTGTATATATCCTATCTATCCTAGCCACGAAGGGCAAGGAGCTTGATTGTAATTTCAAACCCTCCTTTGATCCATTATATAGTATCAAACAGGATAGAACCtttgagagacagagagacagagagagagagatggagggTGACAATAACACAAATGATATATACAGAGAGTGCTTGAGAAATCATGCAGCGAGTCTAGGCAGCTATGCCACAGATGGCTGTGGAGAGTTCACGCTAGATGATACCTCTCATGGAAGCCTACAATGTGCAGCATGTGGGTGTCACCGCAACTTTCACCGCAAGGTCACCTATGTACCCCCACATGGTAGAGGACTTGTACTCAGCTGTACTAGCCGTGACCCTTCTGCAGATACCACCACCGCAGACCTCATGGACTACAGTGGCGGCAGTGAGCTTGGGGAGAGGAGCTCTAGCAAGAAGAGGTTCAGGACCAAGTTCACACCAGATCAGAAGGAGAAGATGCTGGCATTTGCTGAGAAGCTTGGGTGGAAGCTACAAAGGAAGGATCTTGAGGATGAGATTGAGAGGTTTTGTAGAGGAATTGGGGTCAGTAGGCAAGTCTTCAAAGTCTGGATGCATAATCACAAGAactcttcctcttcatcttctGCGTCCACAGGCAATGCCTCATCTCTCACtcagtagagagagagagagagagagagagtgaataattttctttttctttttctttctaattgaCATTTGATTGTTATTTATCCTTAATTGTTTTCTGACTAAGGAAAATATGCAgctctattatatatatatttactttctttttcttaattaacATTCATTGTCTAACAAAAAATGTGGTGAATCATCTAGGCCAGTTACCATCCAGGAATTTTGGGATGTAGCACTAAATTTGGTTGAGATGATCGATGATAAGTTGTTTAATTCTCATCCATACGTTTGTGACATTTTGATCTGATTTTTAAGATTTAGTTTTTAAGTCTTTAACCGGCAGTATGTAATGGCGAGTGGCGACACACATTGGACAGGAAGTCCATCCTATACGTTCACATATTGTGTGAATCACATATGGAGAAATTCAATGAATGAATTCTTCTTAGCACAATGATTGTCCTTATTATTAGTTGATTAAGAACAAATTAACGAACTTGTTTCTTGATTGATATATGacaaaaatcaacataaaaagaaattcGAACTTTCATGATAAAATTCAGGTTGGAATTACACTTGGGCGTAAACatcaaaattattgattttgttCTATTTCTGCTGAGAACTAACAGCTATGCCAAAATGCTTAACCCCCCTGTTCCATTTAGCTTAAAATTCCCTCTTGTTTTAGTCTCGATTTTCAAATCCTCTCGGCCTATTAGGGGTTCGGTCAATATGATTGTTTTAATCTAGTTTGGAaaggctatatatatattctttaattattcAATTGTTTGAGGGATAAGTTTgtcaaatttttctaaaaacaagTTGCCCTAATTTTGATTTATAGTCGAAgtgttatcaaattttttttttttttttttaaatactatacTTGATTTTATGTTAAATTTAAGAACTTTAAATTGTATTCATGAAtacttatatatttatatatatttatacatatataccATATCAAATAACTTTAAATGATATATAGGAGTGTTTTGCAGTTTTGGtgcttatatttttttggggttgaaCTTACCtctaatacttttttaactgaaatctctttttgttttaatgagaaactgtcaCATtatccactaactaaataa
The Quercus lobata isolate SW786 chromosome 10, ValleyOak3.0 Primary Assembly, whole genome shotgun sequence DNA segment above includes these coding regions:
- the LOC115965473 gene encoding zinc-finger homeodomain protein 10-like produces the protein MEGDNNTNDIYRECLRNHAASLGSYATDGCGEFTLDDTSHGSLQCAACGCHRNFHRKVTYVPPHGRGLVLSCTSRDPSADTTTADLMDYSGGSELGERSSSKKRFRTKFTPDQKEKMLAFAEKLGWKLQRKDLEDEIERFCRGIGVSRQVFKVWMHNHKNSSSSSSASTGNASSLTQ